In Maniola hyperantus chromosome 13, iAphHyp1.2, whole genome shotgun sequence, one genomic interval encodes:
- the LOC117987621 gene encoding sodium-independent sulfate anion transporter-like isoform X1, producing the protein MSSPSKKRYKKQTWYMRFMYKRLPIIKTVPDYNSEKALADFIAGITVGLTVIPQALAYATLAGLDPQYGLYSSFMGCFVYAIFGSCKDITLGPTALLALMTYEQIQGRNFDYAVLLCFLTGVVQLAMGILHLGVLIDFISVPVTVGFTSATSVIIAVSQLKGLLGLQFRSKGFMDNVKKVFVNIPNARIADSTLGIACIIILLVMRKIKDVKLSQSRKGLKKTLWLLSTSRNAIIVVLCSLIAYAWDSYTKSPFKLTGTVKEGLPSWSLPPFGTQLGNRNVTFVEMCSDLGSSIVLVPIIGVLGNVAIAKAFASGESVDATQELITLSLANILGSFVSAMPITGSFSRSAVNHASGVATQLGSIFTGILVLLSLSLLTPYFYYIPKASLAAVVICAVIFMIEYEVVKPMWRSRRADLVPAFATFALCLIVGVELGIVAGVLLNVILLLYPSARPQMEAEIITNNNGFSYLLITVGNSLYFPGVEYIRQYVTRAAKKQGGCSMPVVIDCRYVLGADFTAAKGMCALSNTLSSRGQPLVLLSPRTNVASVFTGAGSSVVVVMAAAELDATLQELTGQIALPVVNGEGKRVTPPPPYKSLSQVDDDTIEVIIADDQNCAPLLTTPNGRRKSLPREVNDT; encoded by the exons ATGTCATCGCCGTCCAAGAAAcgttacaaaaaacaaacgtGGTACATGCGATTTATGTACAAGAGATTGCCGATCATAAAAACGGTGCCCGATTACAATTCGGAAAAGGCTTTGGCGGATTTTATAGCAGGAATTACAGTAGGACTTACGGTTATACCACAGGCGCTGGCTTACGCGACTCTAGCTGGACTGGACCCACAG TATGGCCTGTACTCATCATTCATGGGATGTTTTGTCTACGCAATATTTGGTTCATGCAAAGATATCACGTTAGGCCCCACTGCGCTCTTGGCCCTCATGACGTATGAACAAATACAGGGACGAAACTTTGACTACGCTGTACTTCTGTGTTTCCTAACCGGAGTAGTTCAACTGGCTATGGGAATATTGCACTTGG GTGTTCTTATAGACTTTATATCGGTACCAGTGACAGTTGGTTTCACGTCAGCAACGTCTGTTATAATCGCAGTGTCTCAACTTAAAGGCTTATTGGGACTCCAATTTAGATCCAAAGGGTTTATGGATAATGTTAAAAAG gtttTTGTAAACATTCCCAATGCCAGAATAGCAGATAGTACTTTGGGTATTGCGTGTATAATTATACTGCTTGTAATGAGG AAAATAAAAGATGTGAAATTGTCTCAAAGTCGGAAAGGTTTAAAGAAAACCTTATGGTTATTGTCAACGTCACGTAATGCCATCATCGTAGTACTGTGCTCTTTGATAGCTTACGCGTGGGATTCTTATACAAAATCACCCTTCAAGCTCACTGGTACTGTAAA GGAAGGCCTCCCATCTTGGTCGCTGCCGCCATTCGGCACGCAGCTGGGCAACAGAAATGTGACATTTGTAGAGATGTGCTCCGACTTGGGATCCTCGATAGTTTTAGTTCCAATCATCGGAGTACTGGGCAATGTCGCCATCGCTAAGGCTTTTG CAAGCGGGGAGTCTGTGGATGCAACCCAAGAGCTGATAACGCTTTCTTTGGCAAATATTCTGGGATCATTCGTCAGTGCCATGCCCATAACGGGTTCATTTTCACGCAGCGCCGTCAATCACGCAAGCGGCGTTGCCACACAACTGGGAAGCATTTTTACCG GTATTTTGGTCCTGTTGTCTTTAAGTCTGCTCACGCCATACTTCTACTACATTCCGAAGGCGTCGCTAGCCGCTGTCGTGATATGCGCGGTCATATTCATGATCGAGTACGAG GTTGTAAAACCGATGTGGCGCTCTCGGCGCGCTGACCTCGTGCCGGCGTTCGCTACGTTCGCGTTGTGCCTTATAGTTGGCGTGGAACTGGGCATAGTAGCCGGGGTCCTACTTAATGTTATACTGCTGCTCTACCCCAGCGCGAGACCGCAGATGGAAGCTGAAATTATtacg aaTAACAACGGCTTCAGTTACCTGTTGATAACCGTGGGAAACAGCCTTTACTTTCCCGGCGTGGAGTACATAAGGCAGTACGTGACTCGCGCGGCGAAGAAGCAGGGAGGTTGCAGCATGCCAGTGGTCATCGACTGCAGATATGTGCTTG GTGCCGATTTTACCGCAGCGAAAGGCATGTGTGCATTATCAAACACATTGTCGTCCCGCGGCCAACCGCTCGTTCTACTATCGCCTCGGACCAATGTAGCGTCCGTGTTCACTGGAGCTGGCTCCAGCGTGGTTGTGGTCATGGCTGCCGCGGAATTGGACGCTACTTTACAAG AACTTACGGGCCAAATAGCGTTACCAGTGGTTAACGGGGAGGGAAAACGTGTCACGCCTCCACCTCCGTACAAATCTCTAAGTCAAGTCGACGATGACACCATAGAAGTTATCATAGCCGACGATCAGAACTGTGCACCTTTACTTACAACTCCCAATGGACGGCGAAAGAGCTTGCCAAGGGAAGTCAATGATACGTGA
- the LOC117987621 gene encoding sodium-independent sulfate anion transporter-like isoform X2, with protein MGCFVYAIFGSCKDITLGPTALLALMTYEQIQGRNFDYAVLLCFLTGVVQLAMGILHLGVLIDFISVPVTVGFTSATSVIIAVSQLKGLLGLQFRSKGFMDNVKKVFVNIPNARIADSTLGIACIIILLVMRKIKDVKLSQSRKGLKKTLWLLSTSRNAIIVVLCSLIAYAWDSYTKSPFKLTGTVKEGLPSWSLPPFGTQLGNRNVTFVEMCSDLGSSIVLVPIIGVLGNVAIAKAFASGESVDATQELITLSLANILGSFVSAMPITGSFSRSAVNHASGVATQLGSIFTGILVLLSLSLLTPYFYYIPKASLAAVVICAVIFMIEYEVVKPMWRSRRADLVPAFATFALCLIVGVELGIVAGVLLNVILLLYPSARPQMEAEIITNNNGFSYLLITVGNSLYFPGVEYIRQYVTRAAKKQGGCSMPVVIDCRYVLGADFTAAKGMCALSNTLSSRGQPLVLLSPRTNVASVFTGAGSSVVVVMAAAELDATLQELTGQIALPVVNGEGKRVTPPPPYKSLSQVDDDTIEVIIADDQNCAPLLTTPNGRRKSLPREVNDT; from the exons ATGGGATGTTTTGTCTACGCAATATTTGGTTCATGCAAAGATATCACGTTAGGCCCCACTGCGCTCTTGGCCCTCATGACGTATGAACAAATACAGGGACGAAACTTTGACTACGCTGTACTTCTGTGTTTCCTAACCGGAGTAGTTCAACTGGCTATGGGAATATTGCACTTGG GTGTTCTTATAGACTTTATATCGGTACCAGTGACAGTTGGTTTCACGTCAGCAACGTCTGTTATAATCGCAGTGTCTCAACTTAAAGGCTTATTGGGACTCCAATTTAGATCCAAAGGGTTTATGGATAATGTTAAAAAG gtttTTGTAAACATTCCCAATGCCAGAATAGCAGATAGTACTTTGGGTATTGCGTGTATAATTATACTGCTTGTAATGAGG AAAATAAAAGATGTGAAATTGTCTCAAAGTCGGAAAGGTTTAAAGAAAACCTTATGGTTATTGTCAACGTCACGTAATGCCATCATCGTAGTACTGTGCTCTTTGATAGCTTACGCGTGGGATTCTTATACAAAATCACCCTTCAAGCTCACTGGTACTGTAAA GGAAGGCCTCCCATCTTGGTCGCTGCCGCCATTCGGCACGCAGCTGGGCAACAGAAATGTGACATTTGTAGAGATGTGCTCCGACTTGGGATCCTCGATAGTTTTAGTTCCAATCATCGGAGTACTGGGCAATGTCGCCATCGCTAAGGCTTTTG CAAGCGGGGAGTCTGTGGATGCAACCCAAGAGCTGATAACGCTTTCTTTGGCAAATATTCTGGGATCATTCGTCAGTGCCATGCCCATAACGGGTTCATTTTCACGCAGCGCCGTCAATCACGCAAGCGGCGTTGCCACACAACTGGGAAGCATTTTTACCG GTATTTTGGTCCTGTTGTCTTTAAGTCTGCTCACGCCATACTTCTACTACATTCCGAAGGCGTCGCTAGCCGCTGTCGTGATATGCGCGGTCATATTCATGATCGAGTACGAG GTTGTAAAACCGATGTGGCGCTCTCGGCGCGCTGACCTCGTGCCGGCGTTCGCTACGTTCGCGTTGTGCCTTATAGTTGGCGTGGAACTGGGCATAGTAGCCGGGGTCCTACTTAATGTTATACTGCTGCTCTACCCCAGCGCGAGACCGCAGATGGAAGCTGAAATTATtacg aaTAACAACGGCTTCAGTTACCTGTTGATAACCGTGGGAAACAGCCTTTACTTTCCCGGCGTGGAGTACATAAGGCAGTACGTGACTCGCGCGGCGAAGAAGCAGGGAGGTTGCAGCATGCCAGTGGTCATCGACTGCAGATATGTGCTTG GTGCCGATTTTACCGCAGCGAAAGGCATGTGTGCATTATCAAACACATTGTCGTCCCGCGGCCAACCGCTCGTTCTACTATCGCCTCGGACCAATGTAGCGTCCGTGTTCACTGGAGCTGGCTCCAGCGTGGTTGTGGTCATGGCTGCCGCGGAATTGGACGCTACTTTACAAG AACTTACGGGCCAAATAGCGTTACCAGTGGTTAACGGGGAGGGAAAACGTGTCACGCCTCCACCTCCGTACAAATCTCTAAGTCAAGTCGACGATGACACCATAGAAGTTATCATAGCCGACGATCAGAACTGTGCACCTTTACTTACAACTCCCAATGGACGGCGAAAGAGCTTGCCAAGGGAAGTCAATGATACGTGA